The following are from one region of the Camelus dromedarius isolate mCamDro1 chromosome 16, mCamDro1.pat, whole genome shotgun sequence genome:
- the PSME3 gene encoding proteasome activator complex subunit 3, with protein MASLLKVDQEVKLKVDSFRERITSEAEDLVANFFPKKLLELDSFLKEPILNIHDLTQIHSDMNLPVPDPILLTNSHDGLDGPTYKKRRLDECEEAFQGTKVFVMPNGMLKSNQQLVDIIEKVKPEIRLLIEKCNTVKMWVQLLIPRIEDGNNFGVSIQEETVAELRTVESEAASYLDQISRYYITRAKLVSKIAKYPHVEDYRRTVTEIDEKEYISLRLIISELRNQYVTLHDMILKNIEKIKRPRSSNAETLY; from the exons ATGGCCTCGTTGCTGAAGGTGGATCAGGAAGTGAAGCTCAAG GTTGATTCTTTCAGGGAGCGGATCACAAGTGAG GCAGAAGACTTGGTGGcaaattttttcccaaagaaattgtTAGAACTTGATAGTTTTTTGAAG GAACCAATCCTAAACATCCATGACCTAACTCAGATCCACTCAGACATGAATCTCCCAGTCCCTGACCCCATTCTTCTCACCAATAGCCATGATGGACTGGACGGT CCCACTTACAAGAAGCGAAGGTTGGATGAATGCGAAGAGGCCTTCCAAG GAACTAAGGTGTTTGTGATGCCCAATGGGATGCTGAAAAGCAACCAGCAGCTGGTGGACATTATTGAGAAAGTGAAGCCTGAGATCCGACTGCTGATCGAGAAATGCAATACG GTCAAAATGTGGGTACAGCTCCTGATTCCTAGGATAGAAGATGGGAACAACTTTGGGGTGTCCATTCAG GAGGAGACAGTTGCAGAACTAAGAACTGTTGAGAGTGAAGCTGCATCTTATCTGGACCAGATTTCTAG atATTATATTACAAGAGCCAAATTGGTTTCTAAAATAGCTAAATATCCCCATGTG GAGGACTATCGCCGCACAGTGACAGAGAttgatgagaaagaatatatcAGCCTTCGGCTCATCATATCAGAGCTAAGGAATCAATAT GTCACTCTACATGACATGATCCTGAAAAATATTGAGAAGATCAAACGGCCCCGGAGCAGCAACGCAGAGACACTGTACtga